The genomic window CACAATGCTTTTGGGACACTTTTCGATGCAGATGCCGCAGCCTGTACAGACATCCTCGTTGATGTAGCGGGCCCGCTTTCTCACCGTTACTGTGAAGTTGCCCACGTAACCGTCCACCTGCTCCACCTCGCTCCATGTCATGAGTGTGATGTTTGCATGGTTGCCGGCCGATACCATCTTTGGGGTCAGAATACAGGCCGAACAGTCCAGGGTGGGAAAGGTCTTGTCGAACTGGGCCATGTGTCCGCCGATGGAGGAGTCTCGCTCCACCAGATAGACATGGTGCCCACTATCGGCAATCTCCAGGGCGGCCTGGATCCCAGCGATACCAGCACCAACGACCAACGTCGCAGGATGGATTGGTACGATCAGAGGCTCCAGGGGCTCGTGCAGGATAACACGCTCGACGCCGCCGGCGATCATGGCCTTAGCCTTGGCTGTGGCGATATCTCTGTCGGTGTGAACCCAGGAGACCTGCTCCCGGATCGAAACCATTTCGCAGAGGAAAGGGTTGAGACCGGCTCGGTCGCAGGCACCCCGGAAAGTTTCCTCGTGAAGGTGAGGGGAGCAGGCCGCAACCACCACCCGATTCAATCCCTTCTCCTTGATATCATCCTCGATCAGTTCCTGCCCCAGGCTGGAACACATGAACTGGTAGTCCCGTGAAACGACCACGCCATCTTCCGCCAGATCCTCTCCGGCCCAGGCGGAAACGTGTTCCACGTCCACCATGTCAGAAATGTTCGAGCCACAGTGACACACATATACACCGATACGTTCCTCACTCATGACTTATCCCTCCTCCAACGAATTTGGCAGCGGGAGAGCATCCTTCGACCGGCGCTTTTTCTTCGGTTTGGGCGGCGGTTCGGCACCGATTTTCGCCAACGCGGGACCCGCATCCACGATCTCCTTGCCGAAACCCAGATTGGCCGTGGGCAAGCCAAAGGCCAGTCCCATCAACTGCGTGAAGTAGAGGATGGGAATCTTGTAGTCGGTTCCGAATGCCTTGTTGACAGCGTCTTGATAGCCGTCCAGATTGAGCTGACACATGGGACACAGGGTGACAATAGCATCTGCGCCATAGTCGGCCGCGTTTTTAAGAAGGCGCCTGATGATGTCCAGCGCGATAGGCTCGCTGATCTGGGTCATATGCCCGCCGCAGCAATGCGCTTTGACCGGAAAGTCGACCACCGTTGCGCCCAGCGCCACCATCAAGTCATCTAACGTGGTCGGATACTCGGGATCGTCGAAACCGCCGTGGAAACCAGGACGCACGATCAGACAACCGTAGTAAGGTGCGATTCGCAGGTCGTACAGTGGCTTGGTTACTTTTTCGGCAATGGCCTCATAGCCGACGTCGTTGACAAAGATCTCCAACAGATGCCGCACCAGCACGCTGCCCGGCTCGTACGAGAGCCCACCGGCAGCCAGGGCCTGATTGGTCTTATCAGCCAGGGGTGGATCGTTGCCCAGATATTCGTCCGCCTTGCTCAGATTCAGAAAACAGGCGCTGCAGGGAGCTACCAGCTGTTTGCCATCGCCATTGGTTTCCAGGTCCAATTGAGCAGCCAGGGCCAGATTGCGGCTGATCAACGCGAAGGCTGGTATCAGATCGATCGACATATACTCGGTAGCGCCGCAGCAGTTCCAGTCATTCACCTCGACAAAGTCGACGCCGACTGCGTCAGCAACCGCCATGGCAGAGACGTGGTAGGCAGCAGCATTCTTTTCCAGAGAGCAACCGGGATAGTAGCCATATTTCACGATACACCTCCCTGACCATTCTTCTCGGCGGCACCCAATTCCTTTGCCTTGGCCAGGATTGCCTTGAGCTGATCAAGATTCTCGATGCGGTTGGGAGTCAAGTCCATGCGCCCTTTGAGGAACATACTCAGTCCCATCCCTGTCGCCAATTTTACAGCATTCAGTGGGCGATGGCGAAGGTGGTAGCGGGTGGCAAGGCCCAGTTCGAAGCTGCGGCCGTAGTCCTCCACAAAGTCAATGAAGGTCTCCGAGAAATCTGGCGCAAGCGACGCCGAAGATTCCCGATAATAGCCCTCCTGAATAGCCATGCGCTTCAGCGTATACATGATATCGGTGATGTGGATCTCCTGGGGGCACCGGGTCGTGCAGAAGTAGCAGGACACGCAGTACCACGGCGCGTTGCTTCGCAGGACATCTTCCCTCATTCCCGCTTCGATCATGGCGAAGAGCTTGCGAGGCGTGTGGTCCATGTCTGGCCCGGAAGGGCACGAGCCCCCACAGGTGCCACACTGGATGCACAGCGCCAGATTAGGGTCACCTCCCGGGGTGGCCGCGATCACCTCCTGCATGAACGTGGGAGGTGATGCCCGGGTCGCGGTCGTTGCTGACATATCGTCACTCCTTGTGGATGGGTTTATGGGGCGATGGCCAGAGGCTTCGCCGATGGAACAATATAAAAGTATCTGACGCCCGCCACCGGCATCGTGCCGGTAAAGACAGAAGCGAGAACATCGCGTTTGATTCAAAAAAGACATCAAGGCGAAAAACCCAATACTTAAAAATAGTGTTGTGAAAAGCATCCTTACCAACGCACAATCCTTGGCACCGGTACTAGCTTACCATCATTTTGCAGGCCGTTGTATGATCTAGGTCATACTTGGACAGCAATTTTCGAAAATCATCAAACAAAAACACCCATCGAGACGATACCCGATGGGCGTACCTATTGAATATGCGCTGGAACAGCGAAAATCTGGCTTGCGAAGGCCGTTAATTACGTGATGGCAGGGCCAGCGGTCCAATCATAGCCAATCTGCGGATCGTCGTGGGAAATGCGGCCCTCGTCATCGGGATCATAGGTGCGACTGGTGATGTAGAAGAGATGGGCCTCGGGACTGAGCACCCGATAGCCGTGGG from Chloroflexota bacterium includes these protein-coding regions:
- a CDS encoding CoB--CoM heterodisulfide reductase iron-sulfur subunit B family protein, which produces MKYGYYPGCSLEKNAAAYHVSAMAVADAVGVDFVEVNDWNCCGATEYMSIDLIPAFALISRNLALAAQLDLETNGDGKQLVAPCSACFLNLSKADEYLGNDPPLADKTNQALAAGGLSYEPGSVLVRHLLEIFVNDVGYEAIAEKVTKPLYDLRIAPYYGCLIVRPGFHGGFDDPEYPTTLDDLMVALGATVVDFPVKAHCCGGHMTQISEPIALDIIRRLLKNAADYGADAIVTLCPMCQLNLDGYQDAVNKAFGTDYKIPILYFTQLMGLAFGLPTANLGFGKEIVDAGPALAKIGAEPPPKPKKKRRSKDALPLPNSLEEG
- a CDS encoding 4Fe-4S dicluster domain-containing protein — encoded protein: MSATTATRASPPTFMQEVIAATPGGDPNLALCIQCGTCGGSCPSGPDMDHTPRKLFAMIEAGMREDVLRSNAPWYCVSCYFCTTRCPQEIHITDIMYTLKRMAIQEGYYRESSASLAPDFSETFIDFVEDYGRSFELGLATRYHLRHRPLNAVKLATGMGLSMFLKGRMDLTPNRIENLDQLKAILAKAKELGAAEKNGQGGVS